In Pyrus communis chromosome 1, drPyrComm1.1, whole genome shotgun sequence, the following are encoded in one genomic region:
- the LOC137715754 gene encoding uncharacterized protein: protein MEKKQSKPMELLNTMVSEPYYLLHFLAFFSYLVIRTSASHVLSAHITDHLLHREIQAALTFGLLTAIKMVREETWEGFIADSLFFAKIFLIGLTLILDRHLTLWYVVVFTVIYIFTQQPAFQKLGTSGKLTPLQLESLLTEGSTSKHWLIEFRASYSPACIRTSRCFPELSITYSNKNFSFGMVDLGLFPNTAEYFGISLSGSMGQLPTYVLFTNGAEVARYPQLESQAKAFRDPITKRFLSGYFKLDRQLLEYINGK from the exons ATGGAGAAGAAGCAGAGCAAACCAATGGAGCTGTTAAACAcgatggtatcagagccatacTATCTGCTCCATTTCTTGGCTTTTTTCTCCTACCTCGTCATCCGTACCTCCGCGTCCCACGTCCTCTCCGCCCACATCACCGATCACCTCCTCCACCGA GAAATTCAAGCAGCTTTGACATTTGGGCTCTTGACTGCAATCAAG ATGGTGAGGGAAGAAACTTGGGAAGGATTTATTGCTGATTCACTCTTTTTTGCGAAG atttttcttatCGGTCTCACTTTAATTCTGGACCGCCACTTGACTCTCTGGTATGTTGTGGTGTTTACAG TGATATATATTTTCACACAACAACCTGCCTTTCAAAAATTAG GTACTTCTGGTAAATTGACACCGTTGCAGTTAGAAAGTTTGCTGACTGAAGGGAGCACATCGAAACATTGGCTG ATTGAATTTCGTGCTTCTTACTCTCCTGCTTGCATCCGCACAAGTCGGTGCTTTCCTGAGCTTTCAATTAC ATATTCCAACAAAAATTTCTCTTTTGGAATGGTTGATCTCGGACTCTTCCCAAACACTGCAGAGTATTTTGGAATATCCCTTTCTG GGAGCATGGGACAACTTCCTACCTATGTCTTATTCACGAATGGAGCTGAAGTTGCACGCTATCCACAACTAGAATCTCAAGCAAAAGCATTTCGTGATCCCATAACTAAG AGATTTCTTTCGGGGTACTTTAAGCTCGACAGGCAACTTCTTGAGTATATAAACGGTAAATAG
- the LOC137708366 gene encoding uncharacterized protein: protein MFRNASQHPNKPQKQEREWLAVSFKPENFIPGVVIGFILGLLLDLSQPGKGRSKKNNASVGQLQQRSLVTSNVSGGEELKMVLVVRRDLKMTTGKIASQCAHAATGAYAELMQSHRSLLRQWEQHGQPKIVVACKNQQEMNKLKEAAENIGIPTFVVADAGRTQVVSGSKTVLAIGPGPKESVDSVTGKQALL from the exons ATGTTTCGAAACGCTTCTCAGCATCCAAACAAG CCACAGAAGCAAGAAAGAGAATGGTTGGCAGTGAGCTTTAAGCCAGAGAACTTCATTCCAGGAGTTGTCATTGGCTTCATTCTTGGATTGTTGCTGGATTTATCACAGCCCGGTAAGGGTCGATCGAAGAAGAACAATGCTTCGGTAGGCCAGCTCCAACAGCGGAGTTTGGTCACAAGTAATGTCAGTGGTGGTGAAGAACTTAAAATG GTACTGGTAGTTAGACGAGACCTAAAGATGACAACGGGTAAAATTGCATCTCAGTGTGCTC ATGCTGCCACTGGCGCGTATGCAGAACTGATGCAAAG CCACAGATCCCTTTTGAGACAGTGGGAGCAACACGGGCAACCCAAAATAGTGGTTGCATGCAAGAATCAACAAGAAAT GAATAAGCTGAAGGAAGCAGCTGAGAACATTGGCATTCCAACTTTTGTCGTTGCTGATGCAGGGCGAACACAG GTTGTGAGTGGATCGAAGACAGTTCTTGCCATTGGACCTG GACCAAAAGAATCAGTAGATTCAGTGACAGGGAAACAGGCTCTTCTATGA
- the LOC137708723 gene encoding protein NONRESPONDING TO OXYLIPINS 2, mitochondrial isoform X1, translated as MASRCRSFSKPAFSLLKSAVNKPAFKATPMSSLPSTRPSINLSRPIPQLGCLQSLLPFHTAVSSARLTSCLGIDSRSSRSLSQGMLGANPGV; from the exons ATGGCCTCTCGCTGCAGATCTTTCTCGAAGCCGGCTTTCTCTCTTCTCAAATCTGCCGTCAACAAACCGGCGTTCAAGGCCACTCCCATGTCTTCTCTCCCCTCAACCCGCCCTTCAATCAATCTCTCAAG gCCGATTCCGCAGTTGGGTTGTCTACAATCTCTGCTTCCATTTCACACGGCGGTGTCTTCAGCTCGGCTGACGTCGTGCCTTGGCATTGACTCTAGGAGCTCGAGGTCGTTGTCTCAGGGTATGCTCGGTGCAAACCCAGGAGTTTGA
- the LOC137718353 gene encoding GATA transcription factor 12, with product MEAPEYYQNSFCPQFAPEKRHPFDNNKTAVGSGGGDHFKVEDLLDFSNDDDAVITDGGCPAAAVFENAAGNSTDSSTLTVMDSCNSSSLSGSEPLFGSRNLADGPLSSELCVPYDDLAELEWLSNFVEESFSSEDLQRLQLISGMKARTDEAASETRQLQPDPTRTNNNPYSNSNPIFNPEVSVPAKARSKRSRAAPCNWTSRILLLASTKEQSNVLVSAAEAATPLPQPSSTGKKTVKSAPKKKESQEGSGGGHGDGRKCLHCATDKTPQWRTGPMGPKTLCNACGVRYKSGRLVPEYRPAASPTFVLTKHSNSHRKVLELRRQKEMGRAQQTYIHQVPPPHHHHHQNMVFDVSNGEDYLIHQHVGPDFRQLI from the exons ATGGAAGCTCCGGAGTATTACCAGAACTCTTTCTGCCCGCAATTCGCACCCGAAAAGCGCCACCCCTTCGACAACAACAAGACCGCCGTTGGTAGTGGTGGCGGGGACCACTTCAAGGTGGAGGACCTCCTCGACTTTTCCAATGACGACGACGCTGTCATTACCGACGGCGGCTGTCCTGCTGCTGCTGTTTTCGAGAACGCTGCCGGAAACTCCACCGACTCTTCGACACTCACCGTCATGGACAGCTGCAATTCTTCCTCCTTGTCGGGCTCCGAACCCCTTTTCGGGTCCCGGAATCTCGCCGACGGCCCCTTATCCAGTGAACTCTGCGTCCCG TACGACGATTTGGCTGAGCTCGAATGGCTGTCTAATTTCGTGGAGGAGTCGTTTTCCAGTGAGGACCTTCAGAGGCTGCAGCTGATATCCGGAATGAAAGCCCGAACCGACGAGGCCGCCTCCGAAACCCGACAACTCCAACCGGACCCCACCCGAACCAACAACAATCCTTACAGCAATTCCAACCCGATATTCAACCCGGAAGTTTCGGTACCAGCCAAGGCCCGAAGCAAGCGGTCCCGGGCCGCCCCCTGCAACTGGACCTCCCGCATCCTCCTCCTCGCCTCGACTAAGGAACAATCCAACGTTCTGGTGTCGGCGGCGGAGGCGGCGACACCGCTACCGCAGCCGTCAAGCACCGGGAAGAAGACGGTGAAGTCGGCACCGAAAAAGAAGGAGAGCCAGGAAGGTTCGGGCGGCGGGCACGGTGACGGGAGGAAGTGCCTGCATTGCGCGACGGACAAAACGCCGCAGTGGCGGACGGGGCCGATGGGTCCGAAGACACTGTGTAATGCGTGCGGGGTTCGGTACAAGTCGGGTCGGCTCGTGCCAGAGTACCGACCCGCGGCGAGCCCGACGTTCGTTCTGACGAAGCACTCCAACTCACACCGTAAGGTACTGGAGCTGCGGCGGCAGAAGGAGATGGGAAGGGCGCAGCAGACGTATATTCACCAGGTGCCGCCTccgcaccaccaccaccatcagaaTATGGTCTTTGACGTAAGCAACGGCGAAGATTACTTGATTCATCAGCACGTGGGGCCCGATTTCCGGCAGCTGATCTAG
- the LOC137708723 gene encoding protein NONRESPONDING TO OXYLIPINS 2, mitochondrial isoform X2, with product MASRCRSFSKPAFSLLKSAVNKPAFKATPMSSLPSTRPSINLSRPIPQLGCLQSLLPFHTAVSSARLTSCLGIDSRSSRSLSQELGLSVPR from the exons ATGGCCTCTCGCTGCAGATCTTTCTCGAAGCCGGCTTTCTCTCTTCTCAAATCTGCCGTCAACAAACCGGCGTTCAAGGCCACTCCCATGTCTTCTCTCCCCTCAACCCGCCCTTCAATCAATCTCTCAAG gCCGATTCCGCAGTTGGGTTGTCTACAATCTCTGCTTCCATTTCACACGGCGGTGTCTTCAGCTCGGCTGACGTCGTGCCTTGGCATTGACTCTAGGAGCTCGAGGTCGTTGTCTCAGG AACTAGGTCTCAGCGTGCCTCGATAA
- the LOC137708358 gene encoding uncharacterized protein, giving the protein MESVASNSSPENHRPAQRPRTRIIPTQPFADRILRALHHNLRLLQHRESNFFVLGATGNVYTVSLSATPSCTCPDRTTPCKHILFVFLRVLGLPLDDACLRRKTLRPCQVSRLLGLPTLPESLAAFSLRERFHQLFFQGSSSTTTRPRHDLEIEEGRSCPICLEEMVGRDERVVACGTCRNPIHEECLMKWKRSSGRRSANCVICRARWKDINRIMQQDKYLNLAAYYATNHHQDDIDNVDEGLYGNR; this is encoded by the coding sequence ATGGAGTCCGTCGCCTCCAACTCCTCCCCAGAAAACCACCGCCCGGCCCAGCGGCCACGAACACGTATCATACCCACGCAACCCTTCGCCGACCGCATTCTCCGAGCCCTACACCACAACCTCCGACTCCTTCAACACCGCGAATCCAACTTCTTTGTGTTAGGTGCCACGGGGAATGTGTACACTGTCTCCTTATCCGCCACCCCTTCATGCACGTGCCCCGACCGTACAACCCCATGCAAGCACATCCTCTTCGTGTTCCTTCGAGTGTTGGGTCTCCCCCTCGATGACGCATGTCTGAGGAGGAAGACGCTGCGGCCGTGCCAGGTCAGCCGCCTCTTAGGGCTGCCTACGCTGCCGGAATCACTGGCTGCTTTCAGCCTTCGAGAGAGGTTTCATCAGCTGTTTTTTCAGGGATCTTCGTCGACAACAACAAGGCCACGCCATGACCTGGAGATTGAAGAGGGGAGGAGCTGCCCTATTTGTTTGGAGGAGATGGTGGGAAGGGATGAGAGAGTGGTGGCTTGCGGGACGTGCAGAAACCCTATTCACGAAGAGTGTTTGATGAAGTGGAAGCGGAGCAGCGGGAGAAGGTCGGCGAATTGTGTGATTTGTAGGGCAAGGTGGAAGGATATTAATAGGATTATGCAACAGGATAAGTACTTGAATTTGGCTGCTTATTATGCTACTAATCATCATCAAGATGACATTGATAATGTTGATGAGGGTCTATATGGTAATCGTTGA